The Thermoanaerobaculales bacterium sequence GGCCGCTCGCGCGGGTTCGGCTTCGTCACCTTCGAGGACGAGGAAGCAGCCGACCGGGCGATCGCCGCCCTGAACGGCACCGAGCTCGACGGCCGCACCATCAAGGTCAACGTCGCCCAGGAGCGCAGCCGCGAGGGTGGTGGCCGCGGCGGCGGCGGCAACCGCGGTGGTGGCGGCGGCCGCGACCGCGACCGCTGGTAGCCTGGATCCAGAGCTGAACCAACCGAACCCCTCCCCCGCGGAGGGGTTCGTCTTTCCTCGCCCGAGGCCGGCCCGGCGGCGCGGGCCTGACGCGCGGCCGCAACCGCCGTCGCGCGCGAGCGCGCCAGCCAGCCCTTGTCAGCCGCGTCGCCGGCTCTCGCTGCCGGCG is a genomic window containing:
- a CDS encoding RNA-binding protein; this encodes MAKKLFVGSLSWDTNDAKLLQAFNRFGEVTEAKVITDRDSGRSRGFGFVTFEDEEAADRAIAALNGTELDGRTIKVNVAQERSREGGGRGGGGNRGGGGGRDRDRW